In one window of Kitasatospora sp. MMS16-BH015 DNA:
- a CDS encoding SigE family RNA polymerase sigma factor, producing the protein MPDQAPPGPPAFPDFVAARGSHLLKTAYLLTRGDSHLAEDLVQETLSRLYVRWGRISGLENPASYAQTVLANTFLTYRRRRSSTERATHEFPDMAVSDVDPTLRVALLRALAEAPPKDRAVLVLRFWEDRTVAQTAAALDMSEAAVRSRSHRALGRMRELLGSSLTDQDADLARAAAPAAPAAPAAPAAARTAKPAAATTTKAVLGHAH; encoded by the coding sequence ATCCCCGATCAGGCCCCACCCGGGCCACCGGCCTTCCCGGACTTCGTCGCGGCCCGCGGCAGCCACCTGCTGAAGACCGCCTACCTGCTGACCCGCGGGGACAGCCACCTGGCCGAGGACCTCGTGCAGGAGACGCTCAGCCGCCTCTACGTCCGCTGGGGCCGGATATCCGGCCTGGAGAACCCGGCCAGCTACGCCCAGACCGTGCTGGCCAACACCTTCCTGACCTACCGCCGGCGGCGCAGCAGCACCGAGCGGGCCACCCACGAGTTCCCCGACATGGCGGTCAGCGACGTCGACCCGACCCTGCGGGTGGCCCTGCTGCGGGCCCTCGCCGAGGCCCCGCCCAAGGACCGCGCCGTGCTGGTGCTCCGCTTCTGGGAGGACCGCACCGTGGCGCAGACCGCCGCCGCGCTGGACATGAGCGAGGCCGCCGTGCGCTCGCGCAGCCACCGGGCGCTCGGGCGGATGCGCGAGCTGCTCGGCAGCAGCCTGACCGACCAGGACGCCGACCTCGCCAGAGCCGCGGCACCTGCGGCACCCGCTGCACCCGCCGCCCCTGCGGCAGCCCGGACCGCCAAGCCGGCGGCAGCCACGACCACGAAGGCGGTACTCGGCCATGCCCACTGA